Part of the Rhineura floridana isolate rRhiFlo1 chromosome 8, rRhiFlo1.hap2, whole genome shotgun sequence genome is shown below.
TAAATTTTGCCAAGCATTAAGAATGCTCTATGTTCTGTAAAAATATTCACGCTTTTAACACAAGCATAAAAATGTGCCAGTTACTAGGTATTTAATCAACCAGTTAATGACAGAAATATATTAAACTtctgttaatgcctccttgaattCTGTGATATCTACCAGTCTCTGCTTTAAACAGGAGATCTGGAGTTTGACAATAAAATAAACAGGGCCTTTTCCCTTTCTATAAGCACCTCTACTATGCCTCAAGATATACcacccaacttcctcctcctGTTTCCTTGTGGCACACACTAATCTAGACAATGTTATATAATTTGCCTGAGGCTAGAAAGGAATTCATGCCTAAGGATGTGATTTTAGTCTATGTGGATGGTATCCAATTGGTGTCCCTGTGCTGATGAAATGCATCTGTTGGGAATGGGAAGAAAGTTAATTTTTCAGCAAGTTTTCAATCCCCCAAATCCCTGGAGCAGATTGTTGGGTGGctagggagggaagggaaggaaaattGCAAAAAATAATCTTCCCTCCCATTGAGCTGATGGATGCCTTTCATCAGCAGAGGGACACCAACTGGATATCACACTATGTTCTTCATATTCCTTCCAGCACTATAAAAATATATGACTTTACTTGCTTTTGAGAAATATTTCTTGCAAGTGTTAGTTCTTTTGGTAGGAAGAAAATGCAGAATGATAAGCAATGCTATCCTCTTAAGAGCAAGAAGTGGATCAAGATCCTATAGCTGATTTAGCATAAGAGGAAATGTCTAAAAATTCATACCTCCCTGCGTTTTGAGTATTATTTTTCGTTTGTCTCCAATACAATGGCATATGTAATTGTTCTCTTATGGACATGTTATTTCCAGTGAAACGCCTATGATATATAATTGACAATTTAAATATAGTTATGGATTGTAGTTGAGATCATCACGAAAATATTGGACATTATGTGCAGAGATTCTACTGCTGCTTTCAACCCCCTCAGCCCTCCCTTGTCTATTAGAGTATTATCTTGATAAACAAAGATTtaaaagtttgattttttttattatgggTTTTTGGCATAGTCTTTCAAGCTATTATGCCCAATTCTCTAAATTTCTAGAAAACtgacttaaaacatcttaaattttAGACAATAATTCCACGAACCAATTAACAAAGCTGGAAACAATAACCTTAAGGAAAAGACTATGTAGGTTATTTGACAAAATAAAATCATGACAATAAAGCCTCCCTGATATGCTCACAACATGCAAGCAGATTTTTATATATCATAATCTATAATTATTAAAAAGATGGTGTAATGTGAACCTAAGACAAACAGCATCAAAGGAAAAGTAGTAGCAAAGAATAAGCCAAGATTTTCTCAAATAAGACTGGAAAACAAAAGATGGATGTAGACAACTGATACAGCAATTGATGTAAAGCTACCATGGGATGTTCAAGCATTTTATCCATAGCGGTTACCCATAAGTTGAGTGACGACATAGGATTTAACCATCCCCTGAATAAAACTTAAATTGGCAGAAGAGTTCCTCTTTTACTTTTGTAAAACAAACCCTCAATGGTAGATTCCCCATATTGTCCACCATCTGACATGGTTGTCTGAATCCATCAGAATAGTCAAAACAAAAAGATCATGGGAGTTACAGAAAAAGGGTTTTCCAGACAAGATGCAGGTTTAGCAGAGGGGAAAAAAGTACAACTCAAACTAATGTGCAGAGGGTTTTCTTATTAGAGACCAATTCAAAGTTGTTCATTTAAAAAGGATATTGATATATTTATATTCTGATGTATTATCAAGAAACTAAATTGCAACTTTTTGCAGGTGAAGAAAATTTGAGGTGCTGGACATTAAAAAgttaattacacacacacacaaaggtaaGGGAAGGTGAAAATAAAGTATTTGTTTAAAgactataaaggaagccaccaaTGAAAGCTAAATCAAACAAATATGCAGCTGATGGAAAGAGGAAGGCCTAAGTATTGTTTTTAACACACTGGTTCTCAAACTGCGCAGTAGCCCACCCCCTTGGAGTTCACAAAAAtctggaagaggagaagatacTTCCAAGGATAGGATAGGATCCTGAGGCGGGTGAAGCCTTCTTTCCTTTATCAGCTAAGACATTATTAGGTTCTGTTCTTGTTCTGTTCTGCTTTCTAATGCCAGTGTTGGATTAGTTTCCCACTCCATAGATCGTTGTACACAGCAGTAGGTCATGAACACTGCAGCATGCAATGATCTCTATATGTTCTGCTGATGGTCTGGGGGGGCGGCATTCATGAGAGGGGGAGCCAAGCTCAgaaagtttgagaaacactggttTAATGACAACACCACATTCAAGAAACAGAATTTTACTTTCCTGAAGGAAATGGAGACAAAACCACCTGACAGATTCTGGAGttcttaaaaaggaataaatatgCTATCAATGCAGAAAGGCACTCACCTGCCTGGTGGCCCATAATCACCTCTGTCATAAGGTGGAGGTCGTCCATACGGGTCTGAAGGTGGTGGACCACGGCTGTCTGATGTAGGTATACCACTGTTGGCTGGTGGGGGGAAGAAAGCTGGATTCACGTGTGGAGCTGGTGGGGGAGCACCTGGTGGAGGCCCAGGTaagtgaggaggaggagccagtgtCAGGGGtggccctaaaggaccaggtggACGAGGAGGGAAAGGGCCTGGAGGTGGAGGAGGACCCTgttgtgggggtggaggacctggTGGAggaccatagcctggaactggAGGTGGAGGGCCAGGGGGAAGTGGACCCAATGGAGGTTGACCAAAGGGTTGCCCTGGAAACAGAACTGGAGGAGGAGGGCGGTCACCACGATTAGGGGGACCAGTTAATGGAGGAGGTAGAACCTGGCCAGGTGGAGGAGGACCTGGAGGGCCTGGTGGGCCAGGAGGACCTAGAGGTGGACGTGGAGGAGTTTGTCCAGCTAaaggggaagaaagaaagaaatagtaaTAATGTTTTCTACTTCTTCTACAAAGCTTTCTTCAACACCTATGAGATCACTTATAAAAAGCATTAGAAGGCTTATTGATATATGGATATATACATTATACATACATGGATGTGGATATCATATATACACATGTACGAATCCACCCATTTGTCAGAAGATCTGACCGGGGGGCGAGGGGGGTAGATACTAATATTCTGTGCCTATCTTCAAAGGAAACTGCCCAACACTGTAGCAACAATAATCAACAGGACGAAtactatacatttttgttttcattttgttttattatagTGTTCTTTTATACTGGAAGTGCTTTAGTTTACTTTTATTCAGTGTAGAATACATGTCAATATTAAATCAGCCTACAGGCCAGGAACACAGCACAAGGGCCAGCAAGTTAAATTTCTACATCTTCATCTATACATTAAGGCAGAAATATATGATACAAAACATTTTACCGGGAAAAGGTGGGGGGGGTCCTCCTGGTCCAGTTGGTCCAGGAAATCTATCCCCTCCTGGAAGGGCGCCTGGAAAACGACCCCTCCCTCTGTTACTTGGTGGAAACGTTGCCCGTGAACTGCCTCCAGGAGGACCAGCCTTTCCTTCACCAGACATTTGGCCTGACTGTGTAGCTGCAGTAATGAAACAAAAGCATTTGATGTACAACATGGAATTAGCAAGGGCTTTCTTGGTTTATTCTTATGCTGGGTTTAGCTTTGGTATATTATGCTTTCATTACCCATTTTGAACTTCTCTAGGATTCTTCAGTTAGATAAGGCTGTGTCAAAGTAATGTTTCAAATGTATAGGAACTCAACTTAACTGATCTCATTCATGTTTTTatcagtaataaattacaattattttcttagactgacctttttcctagcataacttttgcctggatcaggacctgcaggagtgctccaaacaccAGTTAGATGTGGCCTGTCCCCcccagcccctcctccaacacgCCCCTGGAACACCCTTTTTCGGGCCTTCCGCCAGTTTCTCTTCCgctgggcttccccagcagaCCACCAGCTAAGCCAGCTGAGTCCTGGCTCCATCACAGCTGAGctggatgaggggcttctgctggcataagcatggctgagctgggaccctgctggctcagccaggggtccaccatatccaactcccctcaacctggcataaatagcagttggattgcacccttagcagATTCTAAGCACTTAATAGCCAAATACAACACATTCTTTGATAGTTGCAAAACGGTAATGTTTCCTTCTCAAATGTGCTCTTTCACTCTTAACTCTAAGTAGCTGTGAGGAACACTTACTTTTTCTCGACTGCAGTTCAAATTGACTCAGAAACTGCTTATTACATGGAGTTACAACAGGATTTTGACCATGCAGTTCTCGTTTGGGTAAAAGATCCATTAGTTTTTTGGAAGATGCTTCAGATCCCACCCCGACAAGAGCAAACCTGGGGAAAAAAGAATAGAAGGAGGAAATTATGTTGAGGGGGAGGGGACTATCATCCAACTGAAATGCTCTGGAAGAATTTTAGAAAGAAAACAGGGAGTCAGCTTTTTGTCCACCAAACACCTAACTCCACCCCCGTACAAGTCATTTGTAGTAGGGTACCAGTCAATTTCTGATATTGAACTATGACCAGCCGCACTCATGGCATCTCACTGTAACCTTTATTTACTATGACCCTCACACCCCAACCTTCTAGCACATTTGCTTCCTACGTCTGAAAGTTTTACCTCCTGTCTCTGAGAAGGGCTTGAAAGGAACCAGTTTCTTCACCACTGCCTCTTCTAGATCAACACAGCCTCAGCTGTCTTTATAGTCTATCCAGGTAAACTCACTACTCCTTCCTTAAACCCTGTTCTTGTCCTGCTCCATCTTCTTAAAACATATTATTTCAAGCAACATACCAGTCTCCTATACAGCCTATCACACTGTTCGTGTTTAAACAAAAAATGGGATGATGTTGGATTTAAACAAATTCTTACCCCTTAGACTGGCCATTAGCACGGTTTTCAAAAAATTTTATCTCCAAAATATCATTTACACCAAGTGAATGAACTGCTTCAGTTAAATCTTCATCTGTGGTCCACTGCAAAATATTCATAATTGACATTTCATTTTTAACACAAtcacaatttttttttcatttttccactgCACCGTTCAAGAGAAAAGaccttaatacagtagggccccactcatacggtaggttaggttccagaccccagccggaaagcaaaaaccaccggaaagcggatcagctgtagcatgggggtctggaacctaacccactgatcacaCCGGagaaggagaagatcagatcttcccctcctcaggcgcGATCAGCtccagcgggagtctgatcgcaccagaagaggagaagatcggctgtagcgagctgcagctgatctttccctccttgggtgcgatcagctggagtgcgcgagtctgaccgcccccgaggaggataagatcagctgtagcatgctatggctaatcttcccctccttgggtgCAATCAGCTCAAGTGGGAGTCTGatcacaccagaagaggagattggctgtagcgagctgcagctgatctttccctcctcgggcgcgatcagctggagtgtggtgagctccagcccccctccagctgatcaccctgctggcaccgtattaacagaacgccaaaaagcggggccctactgtacagtgaaTACTAGCTTCATCTGACATCTGATACATTCAATATTAAAAAATCCCCCCCAAAGTTGGTTTGATTTATTGCTTTCTAAAGTTACTGGAATGCTGCCTACTCCTTCCTATGTGATATAATTGAGCAAATTATGTTTATTTTGTAAAAATAAGCAAAGACCTCTCTAATTTACATAGACATTAAGTAGCGATGATTACTAACTCAAAAGACATTACAATCATTACCTACAGTAAAACAGAACCCACACCTCGGTGGTAGAGAACATGTTTTTTATGCAAAAGTTTCCAAATTCAATCCCTAGTATCACccggtagggctggaaaagaccctcTTGAGAGCTGCCACTAATGTAAACAATAGTTagcaagatgaaccaatggtctgacttgatacatGATGGCTTTTTCATGTTCCTAATGCAACAACACTCACCCAAGTAAGATTTCCGATGTACAATGCAATTCTCTTTCCTGTAAATGTGTAGACAACATTTGGTGCCGATCCTTTGCCTACATCATCTCCAACAGATGGTGGGAGAGAGTCCATATAATCACGATCCTCTGGTGCATCGCCGTTATTGGCAGATGGAGATATTACGTCGTCATACAAATCTATTTGATCATGCCCACCATATTCAGCCTCCTAGAAGACAGAGGCCATGAATACCATACTTTTAATAATTAATTCATTTTTCTCTAGAGAGCCTTAAAGTAGAACTTTATTTATTGACTGATAAGcatttatatttataatattATTCCATGGCAGTATATAATGCAAACGAAAACAATAAAATGTATAACAAAATAATTGAAAACCaataaaaaatgcaattaaattaTTAACAGTGAACATGTATTTAAAACACAGTATCTTGAAGACAGAGGTAGGTGAAATCTGAACCTAACAGcactattctttttaaaaataaaatgcatgaaTCCAGTATGATTGCCTTTTCTCCTACTCTTCACAATAATCAGGATATCCTAATGGAATTACTCTAAAAACTACAATGCATTTTAGTTAAAAGGTGTTAAATATCTACACTACTAATGCATCActcttatattttattaatttcctATAGGCTCAAGGTGGCTAACAGCAATTTCACTAGTATCTTGCAGAGCTTAACGTGAGAAATTTGTATCTAAgggcagtttaagaatgtacctatagcccacagctatttctatcaaactttaaaaagcagggtaattgggcagctatagtgaatgcaccaggggagcaggagacctgacctcctttctgagatattggactgccctacaaagttgtcaaaatgcaaacaccatttaggtcggtctttcacagtccaatccactaccTATGTACCTtgcaaaaatttggtaacatgtgcctctgagcatatagtgagtggtggcaacacctgccatctccaaaaatggagaattacatttttctatgtttgttggtgttcttcttacctggcttctttcctgtgttactaatgtttctacagagaatctaacctagaacatcttttcccccctcatttttcatcctagaaatctgtgtcaaatttatttttattaatttcaaagcctttttattggtcaatgtcacatgatggtgaagacagccttttgtgtttcaaattggaggttatgttctatttctattttgggtgcattaacagttgaatctgaaactgccgtttgatgtaaaatcagactgattacaatatgttgctacttcagcaatgactctaactgttggaaaaaagaggatgcatgttttcagcctgctatgtttaaactacttcatttaaggcaaggtggacaaggtcaattaaaaacatagagcacacccagaattttgctagaatacacttaacctcccactgttttatcttgcgcaAATTGAGACATTCCTGATctctactggagactattctgcagaatagacagTGCCATCATtcaacaattatgtttggagtttttttagtacaCATTTTACaatgtgttgctgtacttcacatattcacagaaatagaagcaaaagaaaatgatttcctataggaaacttcactaaaattgcaaagtaaatcagacatattttaagtgaccatctgaactatatcaactgtcttaatagtgttgcttcctccctgctaaagcaagatcagcacagcacatgtcttctttctattctttgggctgattgcaggtgttgtgcctctgagcttatggtgagtggtgacatgttaccaagttcttccaagctacacagcaagtggattggactgtgaaaaaccaacccaaattgtgtttgtattttcacaaatttgtagggcagtccaatatctcagagatgaggtcaggtctcctgatcccctggtgcattcactatacagtagggccccactcacacagcaggttaggttccagaccccagcTGAAAAGCAGACCAGTTGTAGCGCAggttctggaacctaacccactgatcgcgccggagcaggagaagatcagctatagCGTTCTACaggtgatcttcccctcctccagtgcgatcagctggagtgcgggagtctcaTCGCCCCCGAGAAGATCAGctgcttcccctcctctggcacaaTCAGCTCGAGCGCAGGAGTCTGATCGCgtcagaagaggagatcagctgtagcactctacagctgatcttccactCCTccagtgagatcagctggagcgcggggagctccagccctccctccagctgatcgccccgctggtgccatattagcaaaatgccaaaaagcggtgcgccaagaagcggggccctactgtagctgcctaatttccctgctttttaaagtttggcatctgtgggctataggtacgttcttaaactgcaaggttttttgcctatttgtgaatttctccGCTTTTTaatccagcaggtaagaaatgggatactgtgcaagtttgctgaaaatggattgatcatttgcatgcttattgaattcagtgggatttactcccctgcaatcatgcttaggataggtgaaactgaccacaggggatggggaggggggaggaggagggaggaggggggaggaggggggaggaggggggaggaggagggaggaggggggaggaggagggaggaggagggaggaggagggaggaggagggaggaggagggaggggaggaggatgaaagcaggcaggaggggatggacaggttcgatcatttgcatgtttattgagttcagtgggatttactcccatgcaatcatgttttggataagtaaaactgaccgggggggaagagagggagggctggagtgggcaggggaggaagaagaaggaagaggggaggggagaggggatggaggggaaagcaggtctgatcattttcatgattattaagttcaatgggatttactcctatgcaatcatggttaggataggcaaaactgaccatgggggaggaggaggggaagaagcagattggaggggacaaaggaagggggaggggagggcaggtttgatcatttgcatgcttataaggaaagaggagggagaagagggggaaggaggggattggaaaggaatggggaaaggtagagaggggcaaaggaagggggagggaatgggcaagagggaggggataggaggaaggagaagggagggtgggtttgatcagttgcatactttctgagttcaatgggatttatttctgtgcaatcatttttgaaaatggaaatggactgccttcaagtcaatcccgacttatggcgatcctatgaataaggttttcatggtaaacggtattcagaggtggttttaccattgccttcctctgaggctgactggcccaaggtcacccagtgagcttcatggctgtgtggggattccaacccgggtctcccaggtcatagtccaacactaacccaggggaggagcagggagagtaGGAGaagagattgtgtgggtgggtgggtgggcgggcactgggcagaggggaagccccttacctttccaaaaggaaaacagtatgaacactatcattgcttttcagcatttcccccacctttttattctacagcaggcacatgtagcctcccacccaaatttcaaccaaagctgtccctggacacatccacaccaagcctttatttcacttcggacagtcatggcttctctcaaagaatcctgggaagtgtagttagtgaagggtgctgagagttgctaggagacgctctgttcccctcacagacctttaatcagagtggctgactgttaaaccactctggacactgaagctctgtcagtggaataggaattcctctcagcacccttcacaaactacacttcccaggattctttgacggaagccacaaaggaagagtacaggcaagtatcatggaattgcagggatggtgtcaggaaggctaaagctgagaatgagctgaggttagcgagggatgctaaaagcaacaaaaaaaggtaCGTCTTCAGGTACATCCCTAGTAAAAGgcaaagaaaggaaatggtggcacagctactcaatgaggatggcaaaatgataacagatgacaaagaaaaggcagaagtgctcaattcctactttggctcagtcttctccccaaaaagggtctatgaccctcctgggaaatatgaagtggaagggacaggattgggacttgagattgataggcaaatggtcaaggaatacctaatcgctttgaacgagttcaaatctccagggcccgataaactgcatcctagagtattgaaggaactggctgaagaactctcagaactgttgTCTACTATCTTTACGAAATTGTGgagaactggtgaagtgccagatgactggaggagaactaatgttgtccctatcttcaaaaagggcaaaaatagGAAGCAGGGAAGTACAAACtaatcagcctaacatcaatccctggaaaaactctggagcagataataaagcagtcaatctgtaagcaccttgaaaacaatgcagtgattactaggagccaacatggatttatgaagaacaaatcctgccaaataaccatatctcgttttttgatcagctaacctcccttgtagactgtgggaatgctgtggacgtaatatatctcgacttcagcaaagcttttgacaaagtgccccatgagattctgattagcaagctagctaaatgtgggctggatggaacaactatcaagtgcatccacagttggttccagaatcctactcaaagagtgcttatcaatggttccttctcaaactgggcagaagtaacgagtgaggtaccagagggctcggtcctgggctcagtgctcttcaacatttttattaatga
Proteins encoded:
- the CPSF6 gene encoding cleavage and polyadenylation specificity factor subunit 6 isoform X1 produces the protein MADGVDHIDIYADVGEEFNQEAEYGGHDQIDLYDDVISPSANNGDAPEDRDYMDSLPPSVGDDVGKGSAPNVVYTFTGKRIALYIGNLTWWTTDEDLTEAVHSLGVNDILEIKFFENRANGQSKGFALVGVGSEASSKKLMDLLPKRELHGQNPVVTPCNKQFLSQFELQSRKTTQSGQMSGEGKAGPPGGSSRATFPPSNRGRGRFPGALPGGDRFPGPTGPGGPPPPFPAGQTPPRPPLGPPGPPGPPGPPPPGQVLPPPLTGPPNRGDRPPPPVLFPGQPFGQPPLGPLPPGPPPPVPGYGPPPGPPPPQQGPPPPPGPFPPRPPGPLGPPLTLAPPPHLPGPPPGAPPPAPHVNPAFFPPPANSGIPTSDSRGPPPSDPYGRPPPYDRGDYGPPGRRFTGNNMSIREQLHMPLYWRQTKNNTQNAGREIDAARTPLSEAEFEEIMNRNRAISSSAISRAVSDASAAEYGSAIETLVTAISLIKQSKVSADDRCKVLISSLQDCLHGIESKSYGSGSRRRERSRERDHSRSREKSRRHKSRSRDRHDDYYRERSRERERHRDRDRDRDRERDREREYRHR
- the CPSF6 gene encoding cleavage and polyadenylation specificity factor subunit 6 isoform X2; the encoded protein is MADGVDHIDIYADVGEEFNQEAEYGGHDQIDLYDDVISPSANNGDAPEDRDYMDSLPPSVGDDVGKGSAPNVVYTFTGKRIALYIGNLTWWTTDEDLTEAVHSLGVNDILEIKFFENRANGQSKGFALVGVGSEASSKKLMDLLPKRELHGQNPVVTPCNKQFLSQFELQSRKTTQSGQMSGEGKAGPPGGSSRATFPPSNRGRGRFPGALPGGDRFPGPTGPGGPPPPFPAGQTPPRPPLGPPGPPGPPGPPPPGQVLPPPLTGPPNRGDRPPPPVLFPGQPFGQPPLGPLPPGPPPPVPGYGPPPGPPPPQQGPPPPPGPFPPRPPGPLGPPLTLAPPPHLPGPPPGAPPPAPHVNPAFFPPPANSGIPTSDSRGPPPSDPYGRPPPYDRGDYGPPGRRFTGNNMSIREQLHMPLYWRQTKNNTQNAGREIDAARTPLSEAEFEEIMNRNRAISSSAISRAVSDASAAEYGSAIETLVTAISLIKQSKVSADDRCKVLISSLQDCLHGIESKSYGSGSRRERSRERDHSRSREKSRRHKSRSRDRHDDYYRERSRERERHRDRDRDRDRERDREREYRHR
- the CPSF6 gene encoding cleavage and polyadenylation specificity factor subunit 6 isoform X3; translated protein: MADGVDHIDIYADVGEEFNQEAEYGGHDQIDLYDDVISPSANNGDAPEDRDYMDSLPPSVGDDVGKGSAPNVVYTFTGKRIALYIGNLTWWTTDEDLTEAVHSLGVNDILEIKFFENRANGQSKGFALVGVGSEASSKKLMDLLPKRELHGQNPVVTPCNKQFLSQFELQSRKTTQSGQMSGEGKAGPPGGSSRATFPPSNRGRGRFPGALPGGDRFPGPTGPGGPPPPFPAGQTPPRPPLGPPGPPGPPGPPPPGQVLPPPLTGPPNRGDRPPPPVLFPGQPFGQPPLGPLPPGPPPPVPGYGPPPGPPPPQQGPPPPPGPFPPRPPGPLGPPLTLAPPPHLPGPPPGAPPPAPHVNPAFFPPPANSGIPTSDSRGPPPSDPYGRPPPYDRGDYGPPGREIDAARTPLSEAEFEEIMNRNRAISSSAISRAVSDASAAEYGSAIETLVTAISLIKQSKVSADDRCKVLISSLQDCLHGIESKSYGSGSRRRERSRERDHSRSREKSRRHKSRSRDRHDDYYRERSRERERHRDRDRDRDRERDREREYRHR
- the CPSF6 gene encoding cleavage and polyadenylation specificity factor subunit 6 isoform X4, whose protein sequence is MADGVDHIDIYADVGEEFNQEAEYGGHDQIDLYDDVISPSANNGDAPEDRDYMDSLPPSVGDDVGKGSAPNVVYTFTGKRIALYIGNLTWWTTDEDLTEAVHSLGVNDILEIKFFENRANGQSKGFALVGVGSEASSKKLMDLLPKRELHGQNPVVTPCNKQFLSQFELQSRKTTQSGQMSGEGKAGPPGGSSRATFPPSNRGRGRFPGALPGGDRFPGPTGPGGPPPPFPAGQTPPRPPLGPPGPPGPPGPPPPGQVLPPPLTGPPNRGDRPPPPVLFPGQPFGQPPLGPLPPGPPPPVPGYGPPPGPPPPQQGPPPPPGPFPPRPPGPLGPPLTLAPPPHLPGPPPGAPPPAPHVNPAFFPPPANSGIPTSDSRGPPPSDPYGRPPPYDRGDYGPPGREIDAARTPLSEAEFEEIMNRNRAISSSAISRAVSDASAAEYGSAIETLVTAISLIKQSKVSADDRCKVLISSLQDCLHGIESKSYGSGSRRERSRERDHSRSREKSRRHKSRSRDRHDDYYRERSRERERHRDRDRDRDRERDREREYRHR